The Vespula pensylvanica isolate Volc-1 chromosome 3, ASM1446617v1, whole genome shotgun sequence nucleotide sequence GTTAATAATCCGATTGGTACTGGATATAACTTCGTTAGGAATGATAAAGGCTATGCTAATAATGAAACTAAGTTGCAAGAGATATTCATAACGCTTTATTACGGTTCTTTGAACTTTTTCCAGAGCTtcgaagtaataatttttttgtcacTAACGAATCTGGCAACGAATATACACCTGCTGTTTCATATATACGATCGaaaactataatattaaaacataaaataattgtctGCATATCCATATCCTAGGACGATTTCCTATCTAACAATAAGCTTGATGCGACGTAAAACTGTttcgtgtatatatctatatataattgttttctcTATCCCTTTGCTAATCTTTTCCAACACGTACAATTTTTGGAAATCTAAAAAATGTAACATCGTATTAGACAAAATCAATTgcttttgttaaattatcgttgaaattattgaaattaagtGTTTATATAGGGGATAACCTTATACGAAGGTATGCATAGATGAATGTGTTGATGGGTGTGTGTACGAAATGGCATATATGAACTATAATTAATGGCAAATTATTAACAGATGCATCGTTAAAAAGTGAAAGTACCGAtactgtaaaaataaaacgaagaaaataattccaaaTAGAAAGCACGGAAACCGCAGAAGATgccgattttatttttgcggatattttttaaacgaaacgagatgCTACGACCTGCATACATTCAAGCACGAAAATTGCGTTTTCTACGATCgattagtatataaaataagacgttagtacgttagaaaaaatatttaacctGTACCACAAAAATATCGCAACCCGTACAATAAAGTAACCTCTGTGGACCGTCACGCATGCGCATTATGTCAATGGCATTACTATGCACTGGCCTCCCTACGTACTTGTTATTCTCGAAGTTCTTAcgacgaaaatattaattttgaagttTTCACATTTGAAAGGACTGTCCGAGTCATTCAAGAGTCCTTTTGCATAGTAGATTCACCTCATTTTTCTGTGGAAACAGTAAAATACTCGCATATATCACtggtatgcatatatatatatatatatatatatatatattattgtgtaTTAATATTTGGATTTGTAATTCGATTGTTTCTcacataattataaaatattttcgatgttTTACTTTTCACAGCAGACTgctgatttattataaaaaattcttatttaattttaagatattttatattcattattggtatattattttgattgtttcttatttaattataaaatgctCTTGATGTTTTATGTTTACGGTCGATAgctgatttattatataagatctgcgaattattttgtttatttttttatttaattataaggtATTTTAGATGTTTCGTGTTCACAGATAGCCATAATCTTTACGTCATGTAAAAAAATTGCGTAATATATGTAAtgcaaaaagaagaacgaattaGCCGATCTTTAACCTTACAAAAGGTTAAATTACTTCTGTTGCATTTTTGATAATGAGTGTAcacagatatattatatatacgcgcgcgtgcgcgcgtgtgtgtataatgAAGGCAAATCGAATCCCAGGatagaatagaataagaagatattaaattgCGTTAAGGATCCATTTATAAAGTATTACACAAAGTGTTATCGATATACATGCAACACATAAAAATACACAGACGCATACATTTACTTTTCAGATACATTTACAATATACATGCCTTCTTTGAAGtccaatttctattttttctgttttttgtttaatatagttttcgtttaattaattacttaatagCTTCTGTCCATATTTCATTAAGTTTTgctgaaaatttaattataacgttTTCGCTAGAAAACTTATCTATTAATTCATTGGCTTTACTGTATGCCAAAATAGGACATGGTGCACATATgcgttcgttaataaatcgtttcttttcatttttaatgtcATCGAGCTTTTTTAATAAGAGCATATCATCATCttcactatatatattttcatctacCTTCTGTGTTTTACCTATAATACAAtacaaagtaaattaaaaaattgtgcatttcattatttatagatattgaataataacgacaatatttcattatattaattatacctaAATTGGAAACTATTTGAGCCTCTAATTTCGTGATTTCGTTAGTTAATGACCAATATCTGACTGTTTCTCTTTCAAGAATGTCTTCAAGTAGTTCTtctattaattgtattatttgaaTACTTTGATCATTTATAGATAGGTTATTAGTATCATCTAAAATCCAATTCAAAAGTCCAATGCACAAATAAGCGCGTAAACTTTTAGATAGAGAACATTTTCGTGCATAaatactcttctcttctgtaGGACTTTTGTTATCTAAATTAGTAAGTACTTTAATAAAAGAACTTCCATgatttactatatatttacgatGTAGTATTTCAAATTGAGAAATAATACTTAATGCATTAATCAAATGAGTTAATTGTTTTTCCATTGAATCACAAATCATTGCCATTGCTAATTGGCCACTAACGTTTATCCACAACTGAAACAGAGTATGAattcaaattcattttaacTTCAACATCATGATTATTTCATGAATATACTTACTGTTGCTTGATTATCAATAAGATTACTGAAGCTATATTGAGACAGATCATCGTAATAAGCTTTATATTCTTCACGATGATCTTCAAAAATCTGCAATATACCATCCTCAAGTTCACCCTTTAACCAAGTATAAATTGTaccttcttctattcttttttctaatatcttttttaattccttaAACACTTTTACTTGGACTTCTAAATACTGTAAATTTATACTATATGTTATATCACCATAatcaaaaattcataaaatgtaTGATGCTCTTTACCTTAATATGTGGAaacttcaaaattatattttctgcGAGAGATGTATCTGAATTTTTTAAAGCTTCCATTATGGCCTGTTCTACTAATGATTTGCTTAAAACACTCTCATTAGATAGCAACGCTAGCTTAGCAGCTATTGTCAAACTTTCTACATCTTTTCTACGTGCTAATAAAGAGGCTGCTTCTGAATAAGCTCCTAATTTTACATaactgaaattaataataatagacaaTTATCGTGTGTAATGAAGTAACAAATTTGTATAGCATACCAATGAGCTGCAGCTTCAAAATGACCTTTTTCAAATTCATAATTTGCccaattttgtaatattgtttttatcattatgTCATTAGAATCTAATTTAGATTTAGCAAGACAATAGGCTTCTTTGAACATTCGTACATTTTGAAAAACATCTATAGCTTCATAAATCTTATGGATGCAAAGTAAGTATGACACTGCCTTGGTTGGATTTGATTCAAGTATCAATTGATTTNNNNNNNNNNNNNNNNNNNNNNNNNNNNNNNNNNNNNNNNNNNNNNNNNNNNNNNNNNNNNNNNNNNNNNNNNNNNNNNNNNNNNNNNNNNNNNNNNNNNAAAGTAAGTATGACACTGCCTTGGTTGGATTTGATTCAAGTATCAATTGATTTGGATATGCTTCACACATTTCATGCCATGtcctaaaatataaaagaataagaataactttaataaaaaagaaatttgacgagtaaaattaaaaatcagtatttattcttaatttaataaataaacacaaCTAACTTCATTGAAAGATTTAGCGaaagtgaaattaaaatattattaagacGTTTCTCTTTGACACcaatttcctttaattttcttcaagaTCATTACACCATATATTAATCTCTATGACCCTACTATGATTTCCCTGAGCAGTAAGTATGGATTTGGAAAAGAACGATAACAGTTATTatcacatattttaatattttatgtctataatgtatattcactttcattattaataatctcaGAAAGATTTGTATCTTGGATAGACAAAGAAGCTATGTCAAGCATCATTGATGTTCAGATATCAATTGATATCCCGAATTTAAACAACTTTTCTCATCTTTAATAAGATAAGACTTAATAGATTCAAAGATAGCTAACTTAACATCTTCGTTACTTTTCAGCATGTTGGAAAATATGGACATTTTTCTAGAGTTTACTTCCGTATCTCCTTTCCAATAGCCATCTTGATACCTCCATAATATGAAGTACGCTATagttattttataactttatgTCGCTATAAGCTTTATGCAATGCTTGCCTTCAATCGTTGCAGATTCcgaagttttatttattactccTGTAATTACTTTTgcatataacattattattttcaacattaacctcctttctttttgtgttattatcttcgtttttttttttatatctcgttCATTCCTcttcgatttgttttttttttgcgctCGACTTCTTTCCAAGACTGACTAAATTGACCTTCTCTTTGAATGTAAAGTTTGCTGATACTGTTATTATCGGATATAAGGGACTCCATATACGGCAATAAATATATCCACAAAGATTTCCCGACCTTGCTATCATATTCTTCTGTTTCGACGTTCCTTGCCTGATATAAAGCACAGAGcactatatattaattattattcccatccaatcgaacgaattattaaaattgatagaaatatttgtGGTGTACAGTCATAACCACAACAAGTATTCATTTAAATGTGGACTCCATGCTAAATTAACAATGTTCTTACTATGACCATTCGATGTTGCAACAACTTTGTTAACagttcttgaaaatattttctccgtatcatttattttatcatttgataCCGTAAGTACATAAgcctcatttattttttaaagaaggtTTGAAAGATCAAGTATGTTACTCTAGTTCTATTATAAGTAACAGTTATATAACTTCTAAGCGGAGAGAATGTTAAATCCGTTGCAGTACTATCGGGATACCGTGTTAAACAATGTACTCCTCTATTCATAACACTAATTGAATGATCAAATTCTTCAAGATCGCGATTATAACATGTTGATGAATTGTCCTAAagcaaaataaagaaagaaaagttcatAGCCATTGGAagtttatgaattttttaattttcttctttagaaaaatttaaccATTTTGAAGTCCTATTGctaaaagttataaatatgatttccATGATGCTTTAGTGCATTTCCTTCCCATTATGATTAATAGAtccgtcgaaaaaaaataagaattaatattactgTAAGGAAACAAAATGCATCAGGATTAACTTTTTACCTTCATTTGGTTTATCCGAGTCCTCGCCTTCCCCTTGTAGAATACAAGGGATGGTCTTTAAATCATGAATATAGCATCCATTGGAATGTATGcaacatttttctatattgCCTGTATAGAGTTGGCAGTTTATTTCTATCAAATATGCTAATATGACCTTTTGCAATTCGATAagctattatattttcttctattgaaTTCAGTACAATcggaatattatattattattatagtatttttaCAGAAATTAACTATAACCATATAATAcattgtttgaaaaaaaggtTACATATCTCATATTGCCGTTTATTTATTGcaatattattgtaatgtTAAAATAAGTATTATGCGCTTCAAACAAATTCTAGATATGTATCTGCTATATATGAAGGACAAGTggctatataataaataaatccacCTTGAGTAGGTATATTAAACTCTACTTCatgattgttttcttttacattaaatCAAATAGTCTGGTGATAAACACCGGCTATCAATCTTACCTATCATGATGATGTTGGTGATTAATCAAAAGAATCCACATTAACTTCacgaatacaaaattaaataaataacgttacAATAACATTACCAAAGTGGAACGAATGTAGAATCCTTAGGTattagatatacgtataatatattcaataaaaaatatataaccaatagaaaaatatactcCTATGACAAACTAAAGGAAGTTTGTGTAAAAAAACCTGCATAATCGGAGAATGAGTGTACCAATTTAAACACAAGTTGTCAATTTTGCTCAACTGTCACCAAAGCTATCATGCTAATTTCTCTATATACATCCCATCGGACTGTTAACAACAATTGAACAAAATTACGATGCCGACGtcttaaaaagataaaagtagaattaattaaacgttctCGTAAAGAGTACAGTAATAACACAGACGCCGAAAACAATCAACCCGCCGCGACACAGGCGCGAGCGTTCTTCCTATCCTACTCGTATTCGAATATGAACCGAACCGTTCGACGATACATCGGACCTGCGCCGATATAtcaaagaagaggagaagaagagaaagaggaaaagaaagccGGAACATGCGCGCACGTGAAAACGACAGAActccgaagaaaagaaagaaaagagtatcTGTAAAGTAGAACATCGGAAAAAGATGAgactgaaaagaaaatatggacATAGAACAACGCTGCACCCAAACAAAACCAGAGTACGAATAATCCAGCTCGACTTTCCGGTACTGAAGGAAGGAGATCCGCGCAGAAGCCCACGCCTATGAGCTCCACTCATGGGACTCACTCGATccaaactataataattaattttgaataattatttcaattattgtatagcaattttcgaaaaatattgaaatatccacccggtagtacttgcgttatataattatatatataatttaattatagattatagataatatttagaCATAGATTTCCCTATatcgcaagtactaccgaccaAGGTCCCACCACTTGAAGATTACTGCATCTGGGGAGCCACGGGCTAACGGGGAGTCTACTCTAAAATTCGCGTTCGAGATGCCTTTTCGCTTCGGGAGCTTCAGGTTTTTTAGAAAATTGGAGATGGATGAGACCCTGCTTACGAAAAGCTCCACCGTCCACGCCGTCAGCTTCAGACATCTCGAGACACGACCGGtcgtatctatatatcaaaaaacaaaacgaaatccTCGTAGGTAGGACTTATAATCTTGCGACCGCGAACACTCACGCGCATGACGACCGGCACGCGTGTAAGTGTTTTTCCTAACTCCGTGTACGGAACCCTCCtttcatataataaacattatatgcAAAGAGATTCCATTAACTTCCGTGTAAAAATCtcacgaaacaaaaaaaaaaaagagtaaaagagtaaaagaagatgacaacaagaaaaagaaacaaagataagaggaacgaaagaaaacagaagtaggagaaaaaaacagaggaTATGCGTGCTACTGGGccaaagaaagatagaatttaGAACTGCGGGTGAATATCTCATAGACCATTTCACATTATATACCTATGTGTTTCAATAAAggtttttttgattttatataatatattataaaatttatataataattagaacCATTCATATAACATTTagaagtatttatataataaatagaagtaAGAAGTAAgacgtaagaagaaaaagaggagagaaagaacttTGTAAGATAATGAGACAGTAGCCCGCCCAAAGGCCCACACCCAAGGGCCCCTCTCAAGAGTCCCACCCGAGAAAAACTAGAGGAATTAACTTAGAATAATTGTCGAAACCATGATACAGAGTCCTTCGCTTTTCAATCATTCgcatttacacacacacgctacttacgaaaaacaaaattctgaatttaattcaatttaaatttataagagaaaatcaaaatgaaaaattcccGATTCTAATCCAAATGAATACTCCCTTCCCGAAATGCGCGTAAGGGAGAACATGTCTCATATCTCGGTGCGCTTGTTTCAATTCCATTATTtgactacttaagaagttctgcgatggctccaaaatACTGGACCGCgatttaggtcgaaattgaggACGGATGATTTGTAGttggttgaaaatgaggtagGTCGACACCGAAGTTGGTTGAGATCCTCTTCGgtgatgcactgactctaattcgcgGTAGTTACTTATTAACGAACGGTCACTAAATTTATTTCGCGAAActctactatatattataaatacaatctGTGCGACTGTTAAGAAAGCAAATAGCTTTACGTACAAACACCGACTCTAACGACTGCATTGCGCGCAGTCTATGCAAAAACGCTTATcgtttaaatcgcgaaacgcgaacgaacaaacactgcttctacctcgtgaaatttttattttaacggtAAAAACACTCGATTACTTCATTACTACGCGCACGATTGCAATAAAgttctgaaacagaaaaattgatatcacagttataataagaaattgtataaattattcaaggaATATCGCTCGAATGGCATCCTGcgaaaatttttatgtacaCTGGATGAAGCAGACAACCAATTGTTGCAGTTTTTCCATACCTAGCTATTTCAATAAGCAGGAggatatatatagttaataaaaatttaaataaatatgaaggtatataattaatagaaacatataataatacaatcaaTTTCACGATGATAAGTCCTCGCTCTGGATGATCGATCCCTAGATGATTTAAcctgcaaaagaaaaatagtaaaacaaaggaaacataaaaaaaaataataaacaaaataaaaaaataaacaaagaaaagaaaagaagaaaatagaactcTACGAGATACTGATGAGACAGTAACCCGCCAAAAGGCCCACACCCGAGGATCCCACCCGACACACAGTGAATACACACAGAAAAGAGCATACCCCCTTCTCCATTTCGTTccaaaacaaaatattctgCACAGAATATAGAAAGAACCATTTCGTTACTACTTGCGGAAAACGCGTGCATGTGGAAATTGAATGTAGATTTGAACCAGGGACTGTGTCGAATATATAACTTTGCCGTCCTCCCTGGTGGGGAGAGCATCCACACTTCTGCATTTCGTACTAAAAACAAAGTATTCGCCATAGATGATTGAAAGAAATAGTTAGTGATGTACTTACGAGACCTCCTCGTTACTACGTCCGGAAACGCCTGCTGTTGGGCTGCGACGCGTGCATGTCGAAATTGAAAATGGATCAGAATCAGGGGCTGTCAGTCCGTCGAATATATAACTTTACTGTCCTCCCTGGTGGGGAAAGCATCCCCACTTCTGCATTTCGTCCTAAAACAAAGTATTTGGCATTGGATATTGAAGGAATTAGCGATGTACTTATAGAACCTCTTCGTTACTACTTACGGAAAACGCGTGCGTGTCGAAATTGAAAGTAGATCTGAACCAGGGGCCTCGGTCTGTCGAATATATAACTTTGCCGTCCTCCCTGGTGAAGAAAGCATCCACACTTCTGTATTTAGTtctaaaacgaaatgaatCGTGTAGAATATCGTAAGAATGAGCGATAcaataatatacttacattaATTTCTCGTTATTACTTGCGGAGAACGCATCCTGTAAAAACTGCGATGTCAGAATACAATCGTcggaatacaaaagaaaacttattCGATTTTTGTTAGAGTTAATAAAAGGCGTGTATATTTCTATAGCAAGTAAACTTCAATCcctatatgaaaatttttaaattgtaaaatatgaaGTTATAGTTTGTTTAAGTTTCTCGTGCGTTACGGTTTTTGGAATGTTACGCGTATGtactattgtttaattaattgtgaaattatcgaaaatatga carries:
- the LOC122627757 gene encoding gem-associated protein 5-like isoform X2, which codes for MKTWHEMCEAYPNQLILESNPTKAVSYLLCIHKIYEAIDVFQNVRMFKEAYCLAKSKLDSNDIMIKTILQNWANYEFEKGHFEAAAHCYVKLGAYSEAASLLARRKDVESLTIAAKLALLSNESVLSKSLVEQAIMEALKNSDTSLAENIILKFPHIKYLEVQVKVFKELKKILEKRIEEGTIYTWLKGELEDGILQIFEDHREEYKAYYDDLSQYSFSNLIDNQATLWINVSGQLAMAMICDSMEKQLTHLINALNNKSPTEEKSIYARKCSLSKSLRAYLCIGLLNWILDDTNNLSINDQSIQIIQLIEELLEDILERETVRYWSLTNEITKLEAQIVSNLGKTQKVDENIYSEDDDMLLLKKLDDIKNEKKRFINERICAPCPILAYSKANELIDKFSSENVIIKFSAKLNEIWTEAIK
- the LOC122627757 gene encoding uncharacterized protein LOC122627757 isoform X3, translated to MNLKKVILKLQLIGAYSEAASLLARRKDVESLTIAAKLALLSNESVLSKSLVEQAIMEALKNSDTSLAENIILKFPHIKYLEVQVKVFKELKKILEKRIEEGTIYTWLKGELEDGILQIFEDHREEYKAYYDDLSQYSFSNLIDNQATLWINVSGQLAMAMICDSMEKQLTHLINALSIISQFEILHRKYIVNHGSSFIKVLTNLDNKSPTEEKSIYARKCSLSKSLRAYLCIGLLNWILDDTNNLSINDQSIQIIQLIEELLEDILERETVRYWSLTNEITKLEAQIVSNLGKTQKVDENIYSEDDDMLLLKKLDDIKNEKKRFINERICAPCPILAYSKANELIDKFSSENVIIKFSAKLNEIWTEAIK
- the LOC122627757 gene encoding gem-associated protein 5-like isoform X1; translation: MKTWHEMCEAYPNQLILESNPTKAVSYLLCIHKIYEAIDVFQNVRMFKEAYCLAKSKLDSNDIMIKTILQNWANYEFEKGHFEAAAHCYVKLGAYSEAASLLARRKDVESLTIAAKLALLSNESVLSKSLVEQAIMEALKNSDTSLAENIILKFPHIKYLEVQVKVFKELKKILEKRIEEGTIYTWLKGELEDGILQIFEDHREEYKAYYDDLSQYSFSNLIDNQATLWINVSGQLAMAMICDSMEKQLTHLINALSIISQFEILHRKYIVNHGSSFIKVLTNLDNKSPTEEKSIYARKCSLSKSLRAYLCIGLLNWILDDTNNLSINDQSIQIIQLIEELLEDILERETVRYWSLTNEITKLEAQIVSNLGKTQKVDENIYSEDDDMLLLKKLDDIKNEKKRFINERICAPCPILAYSKANELIDKFSSENVIIKFSAKLNEIWTEAIK